One Leisingera sp. M658 genomic window carries:
- a CDS encoding MFS transporter, with protein MKRALIDNWALFLGMLLLMVGNGLLVTLLTIRGSTLGFTDLEISVMQACYPLGALAGTMLTPRLIEKVGHIRVFSALASMVSVAAIAHLLTSDPVSWAAMRLLAGFCFPGLYVITESWLNAKSENRIRAQVLSVYFIIQTAGPALGTAMVGLPDPSGNLLIGVTSILLSVAIVPLLLSNIRAPDYSAPDRMPVTRLYKVSPMTVLGIVIMGAGVVAWYISLPLYALQNGFSEAQASGALVIALIASALVQYPVGWLSDRTDRRYVVIALSGISALVALWMAVDTAPSRIVVGFSVIAATTLPIYSILAAHANDQLQPGQVVPASGTMAFLLQLGQFFGILIGPNMISVADGRGLQYLLIGVGVTVVLIAIARRATSEAPEDTGEFQAMGVIGVAQPGVLQAESWAEEEETSVSSRACEESSTA; from the coding sequence ATGAAACGCGCATTGATCGACAACTGGGCCCTGTTTCTGGGCATGCTGCTGCTGATGGTCGGCAACGGGCTGCTGGTCACGCTGCTGACGATCCGCGGCTCGACGCTGGGGTTCACGGATCTTGAGATTTCCGTCATGCAGGCCTGTTATCCGCTGGGGGCGCTGGCGGGAACAATGCTGACTCCGAGGCTGATCGAGAAAGTCGGCCATATCCGGGTGTTTTCGGCGCTGGCGTCGATGGTCTCAGTGGCGGCGATTGCCCATCTGCTGACCTCGGACCCGGTCAGCTGGGCAGCGATGCGCCTGCTGGCGGGCTTTTGTTTTCCGGGCCTCTACGTGATCACCGAAAGCTGGCTAAATGCCAAGTCAGAAAACCGGATCCGGGCGCAGGTGCTGTCGGTCTATTTCATCATCCAGACGGCGGGGCCGGCGCTGGGCACCGCGATGGTCGGCCTGCCGGATCCCAGCGGCAACCTGCTGATCGGTGTCACCTCGATCCTGTTGTCGGTGGCTATTGTGCCGCTTTTGCTGTCCAATATCCGGGCGCCGGATTACTCGGCGCCGGACCGGATGCCGGTCACGCGGCTGTACAAAGTGTCGCCGATGACAGTTCTGGGCATCGTTATCATGGGGGCGGGGGTGGTGGCCTGGTACATCAGCCTGCCGCTTTATGCACTGCAGAACGGTTTCAGCGAGGCGCAGGCCTCGGGCGCGCTGGTGATTGCGCTGATCGCCTCGGCGCTGGTGCAATACCCGGTCGGCTGGCTGTCGGACCGTACCGACCGGCGTTATGTGGTGATTGCGCTGTCGGGGATCTCGGCGCTGGTTGCGTTGTGGATGGCGGTAGACACGGCGCCGTCGCGTATTGTGGTCGGGTTTTCGGTCATCGCAGCAACCACGCTGCCGATCTATTCGATCCTGGCGGCCCACGCCAATGACCAGCTGCAGCCGGGGCAGGTGGTGCCGGCCAGCGGCACCATGGCGTTCCTGCTGCAGCTGGGGCAGTTCTTCGGCATTCTGATCGGGCCGAACATGATCAGCGTCGCGGACGGGCGGGGGCTGCAATACCTGTTGATCGGGGTCGGCGTGACCGTGGTGCTGATTGCCATTGCGCGGCGCGCGACCTCCGAGGCACCCGAGGACACCGGCGAATTCCAGGCTATGGGTGTGATCGGCGTGGCGCAGCCGGGGGTGCTGCAGGCGGAATCATGGGCAGAGGAGGAGGAAACGTCTGTAAGCAGTCGTGCTTGCGAAGAATCTTCTACTGCTTAG
- a CDS encoding YdhR family protein, which produces MTHNQNNAAFRDRSRLSRRQLLAASAGAVLLPSLAKTQETAMSPKAFVYTEVAISVPFDQVPLQKINASIRQQPGFLNKTWLSGHGNNSIGGFYAFDSIENARSFVTGYFPSEPRSFGVAHNTRVFDAEATATASRDMGAAHYNSGAAAPGAFVYTELQLSVPFEEAPWQARNAALKMLPGLQNKVWLSGLQTRTLGGFDAFDTLDTALDFALNLFPETAAELGCAFYTRVFDASITEAASRAMNSPYYTGSGA; this is translated from the coding sequence ATGACCCACAATCAAAACAACGCGGCCTTCCGCGACCGATCCCGGCTGTCCCGCCGCCAGCTGCTTGCAGCCTCAGCCGGGGCGGTGCTGCTGCCTTCACTTGCCAAAACACAGGAAACTGCCATGTCCCCGAAAGCCTTTGTCTATACCGAAGTCGCCATCTCGGTCCCGTTCGACCAGGTGCCGCTGCAGAAAATCAACGCCTCGATCCGGCAGCAGCCAGGGTTTCTGAACAAGACCTGGCTGTCCGGCCATGGCAATAACTCCATTGGCGGCTTTTATGCCTTTGACAGCATTGAAAACGCCCGCAGCTTTGTGACTGGCTATTTCCCGAGCGAGCCGCGCAGTTTTGGCGTCGCCCACAACACGCGGGTGTTTGACGCCGAGGCCACCGCCACGGCCAGCCGCGATATGGGTGCGGCGCATTACAACAGCGGGGCTGCGGCTCCAGGGGCGTTTGTGTACACCGAACTGCAACTGTCGGTGCCGTTTGAAGAAGCCCCCTGGCAAGCGCGCAACGCGGCGCTGAAAATGCTGCCAGGTCTGCAGAACAAGGTTTGGCTGAGCGGGCTGCAGACCCGGACTCTGGGCGGGTTCGACGCCTTTGACACGCTGGACACTGCATTGGACTTTGCGCTGAACCTGTTCCCGGAAACTGCGGCAGAACTGGGCTGCGCCTTTTACACGCGGGTCTTTGATGCCTCAATCACCGAGGCGGCCAGCCGGGCAATGAACT
- a CDS encoding GyrI-like domain-containing protein, protein MAASYEDRILRVLAYIHGNTDGDLSLDRLADVAAMSRFHWHRVFRALTGETCAHAVRRIRLHRAAGWLVQGDMPIAQVAARAGYPNQNSFSRAFSVSYGSSPAAFRRAGQFRLPNPTLRTGSYPMYDVITRTDPARRLAGLPHKGDYMEIGKSFEAFGAICESRGLWPQLGAVTGVYFDSPDAVPEADLRSFAGAELTGGALPEGMEEVSLPGGKTAVLTYKGPYSGLHAAYHSLFGNWLPQSGEEPADQPCYEIYLNNPRDTAPEDLLTEICLPLK, encoded by the coding sequence ATGGCCGCCAGTTACGAAGACCGGATCCTGCGGGTTCTGGCCTATATCCACGGCAACACCGATGGCGATCTGTCGCTGGACAGGCTAGCCGATGTGGCGGCGATGTCGCGGTTTCACTGGCATCGCGTGTTCCGCGCTCTGACGGGCGAAACCTGCGCCCATGCGGTGCGCCGCATCCGGCTGCACCGCGCCGCGGGCTGGCTGGTGCAGGGGGACATGCCGATCGCGCAGGTTGCGGCCCGCGCCGGCTACCCCAATCAGAACAGCTTCTCCCGCGCGTTCTCTGTCTCCTACGGCAGCAGCCCGGCGGCCTTCCGCCGGGCGGGTCAATTCCGGCTGCCGAACCCAACTCTCAGAACAGGAAGTTACCCGATGTATGACGTGATCACCCGCACCGACCCTGCCCGCCGCCTGGCCGGCTTGCCGCACAAAGGCGACTATATGGAAATCGGCAAAAGCTTTGAGGCTTTCGGCGCGATCTGCGAAAGCCGCGGGCTTTGGCCGCAGCTGGGCGCCGTCACCGGGGTCTATTTCGACAGCCCGGACGCGGTGCCCGAAGCCGATCTGCGCAGCTTTGCCGGGGCGGAGCTTACCGGCGGAGCACTGCCCGAAGGGATGGAGGAGGTCAGCCTCCCCGGCGGCAAAACTGCGGTGCTGACCTACAAGGGGCCGTATTCGGGCCTGCATGCCGCCTATCACAGCCTGTTCGGCAATTGGCTGCCGCAATCGGGTGAAGAGCCGGCCGATCAGCCCTGCTATGAGATCTACCTCAACAATCCGCGCGACACCGCGCCTGAGGATCTGCTGACCGAAATCTGCCTGCCGCTGAAGTAG
- a CDS encoding D-amino-acid transaminase — translation MTRTVYVNGEYLPEGEAKVSIFDRGFLFADAVYEVTSVLDGKLIDFDGHAVRLDRSLKELDMASPCTKDELLEIHRKLVELNGIEEGLVYLQVSRGSDGDRDFVFPSADTPPSLVLFTQNKPGLADSPAAQKGAKIISIEDIRWGRRDIKTVQLLYPSMGKMMAKKAGCDDAWLIEDGYVTEGTSNNAYYVKNGKIVTRPLSNDILHGITRAAVLRLAAESQMEIEERLFTIDEAKEADEAFTTSASAFVMPVVEIDGAVLGDGTPGPIAKRLREIYLEESRKKAV, via the coding sequence ATGACCCGTACCGTTTATGTGAATGGCGAATACCTGCCTGAGGGGGAAGCCAAGGTTTCAATCTTTGACCGCGGCTTTCTGTTTGCCGATGCGGTTTATGAAGTGACCTCGGTTCTGGACGGCAAGCTGATCGATTTTGACGGCCACGCCGTGCGCCTGGACCGCTCGCTGAAAGAGCTGGACATGGCCTCGCCCTGCACCAAGGACGAGCTGCTGGAAATCCACCGCAAGCTGGTGGAGCTGAACGGCATTGAGGAAGGCCTGGTGTACCTGCAGGTCTCCCGCGGCTCCGACGGCGACCGGGACTTTGTGTTCCCCTCTGCTGACACTCCGCCGAGCCTCGTGCTGTTCACCCAGAATAAGCCGGGCCTGGCTGACAGCCCGGCCGCGCAGAAAGGCGCCAAGATCATTTCGATCGAGGACATCCGCTGGGGCCGCCGCGACATCAAGACTGTGCAGCTGCTGTATCCGTCGATGGGCAAAATGATGGCCAAGAAGGCGGGCTGCGACGATGCCTGGCTGATTGAGGACGGCTATGTGACCGAGGGCACGTCGAACAACGCCTATTATGTGAAAAACGGCAAGATCGTGACCCGGCCGCTGTCCAATGACATCCTGCACGGCATCACCCGCGCTGCGGTGCTGCGCCTTGCAGCGGAATCGCAGATGGAGATCGAAGAGCGCCTGTTCACCATTGATGAGGCGAAAGAGGCGGATGAAGCCTTCACCACCTCTGCCAGCGCCTTTGTGATGCCAGTGGTAGAGATCGACGGTGCGGTGCTGGGTGATGGCACCCCCGGCCCGATCGCCAAGCGCCTGCGCGAGATCTATTTGGAAGAAAGCCGCAAAAAAGCAGTCTGA
- a CDS encoding helix-turn-helix domain-containing protein, with the protein MTDKHSKYGSGCPVAYALDIFGDRWSLLVIRDMAVKGARTYGELLNGGEGISTNILAQRMKQLEEAGILSKSKDPQNGRSYIYTLTPKGRDLAPVLADIALWSARYNKAGHAMTGFSDKVQADRDGVITRIRAGKLP; encoded by the coding sequence ATGACTGATAAGCACAGCAAATACGGGTCCGGCTGCCCGGTGGCCTATGCCCTTGATATCTTCGGCGACCGCTGGAGCCTTCTGGTGATCCGCGACATGGCGGTGAAGGGCGCGCGCACCTATGGCGAGCTGCTGAACGGCGGGGAGGGGATCTCAACCAACATCCTGGCGCAGCGGATGAAGCAGCTGGAAGAGGCGGGGATCCTGAGCAAAAGCAAGGATCCGCAGAACGGCCGCAGCTACATTTACACACTCACGCCAAAGGGCCGGGATCTGGCGCCGGTACTGGCAGATATCGCTCTGTGGAGCGCCAGATACAACAAAGCCGGCCATGCGATGACCGGCTTCAGTGACAAAGTGCAGGCGGACCGGGACGGCGTTATCACCCGGATCCGCGCAGGTAAGCTGCCTTAG
- a CDS encoding Lrp/AsnC family transcriptional regulator: MAKNDKINQRILQELTRDGRISNLELAERAGLSPSACLRRVQELERAGVITGYRAVLDRQKLGIGFATYIGVGLGEHTKDAQEAFEHAMQAAPEVVECHNITGTIEYLLRVECADLPSYKKFHTDILGTSPYVTAITTYVVMGSPKDLRA, from the coding sequence ATGGCGAAGAATGATAAGATAAACCAGCGAATATTGCAGGAACTCACCCGGGACGGCCGGATCAGCAATCTGGAACTGGCTGAGCGTGCGGGCCTTTCGCCCTCGGCCTGCCTTCGCCGGGTGCAGGAGCTGGAGCGCGCCGGCGTCATTACCGGTTACCGCGCCGTGCTGGACCGGCAAAAGCTGGGGATAGGCTTTGCCACCTATATCGGCGTCGGCTTGGGTGAGCACACCAAGGACGCGCAGGAGGCTTTTGAACATGCCATGCAGGCCGCGCCCGAAGTGGTTGAATGCCACAACATCACCGGCACCATTGAGTACCTCCTGCGCGTCGAATGCGCCGATCTGCCCAGCTACAAGAAATTCCATACTGATATCCTGGGCACGTCTCCTTATGTCACAGCAATCACCACCTATGTGGTTATGGGCTCGCCCAAAGACTTGCGGGCGTGA
- a CDS encoding acetyl-CoA carboxylase carboxyltransferase subunit alpha, with translation MTQYLEFEKPLAEIEGKAEELRALARANEEMDVADEAKALDAKAAQLLKDLYKELTPWRKCQVARHPDRPHCQDYIKALFTEYTPLAGDRNFADDLAVMGGLARFNDQPVVVIGHEKGSDTKSRIERNFGMARPEGYRKAIRLMEMAGRFKLPVITLVDTAGAYPGKGAEERGQSEAIARSTEMCLKIGVPLISVIIGEGGSGGAVALASANRVAMLEHSVYSVISPEGCASILWKDAEKMREAAEALRLTAQDLQKLGVNDRIIPEPLGGAHRDAKAAMASVSGAIQEMLDELKGKTADELIKDRRQKFLDIGSKGLAT, from the coding sequence ATGACCCAGTATCTGGAATTCGAAAAACCGCTGGCCGAAATCGAAGGCAAGGCGGAGGAACTGCGGGCGCTGGCGCGCGCGAATGAGGAAATGGACGTGGCGGATGAGGCCAAGGCGCTGGACGCCAAGGCCGCACAGCTGCTGAAAGACCTCTACAAGGAGCTGACGCCCTGGCGCAAATGCCAGGTGGCACGGCACCCCGACCGCCCCCATTGCCAGGATTACATCAAGGCGCTGTTCACCGAATACACGCCGCTGGCCGGCGACCGGAATTTTGCCGACGATCTGGCCGTGATGGGCGGTCTTGCCCGGTTCAACGACCAGCCGGTGGTGGTGATCGGCCATGAGAAAGGCAGCGACACCAAATCGCGGATTGAGCGCAACTTTGGCATGGCCCGCCCCGAGGGATACCGCAAGGCGATCCGCCTGATGGAGATGGCCGGCCGCTTCAAGCTGCCGGTGATCACTTTGGTCGACACGGCCGGCGCCTATCCCGGCAAAGGCGCCGAGGAACGCGGCCAATCGGAAGCAATTGCGCGTTCGACCGAGATGTGCCTGAAGATCGGCGTGCCGCTGATCTCGGTCATCATCGGTGAAGGCGGCTCCGGCGGTGCGGTGGCCTTAGCCTCGGCCAACCGTGTGGCGATGCTGGAGCATTCGGTTTACTCGGTGATCAGCCCTGAAGGCTGCGCCTCGATCCTGTGGAAGGATGCCGAGAAGATGCGCGAAGCGGCAGAAGCGCTGCGTTTGACTGCACAGGACCTGCAGAAGCTGGGTGTCAATGACCGGATCATCCCGGAACCGCTGGGCGGCGCGCATCGTGATGCCAAGGCGGCAATGGCCTCGGTCAGCGGCGCGATCCAGGAAATGCTGGACGAGCTGAAGGGTAAAACCGCAGACGAGCTGATCAAGGACAGGCGCCAGAAGTTCCTGGACATCGGCTCCAAAGGGCTGGCGACCTAA
- the dgcN gene encoding N-acetyltransferase DgcN — MIETPYLLFLGDAPDMLAAKVAIGIRDWRPDHAVGQIRLPGCGADLGLTEMSLAEAKEAGAKTLVIGVANRGGVISPAWKEVLIAALEMGYDIASGLHNLLRDEGDLVAAAQTHGGTLHDVRVPTVGYPIANGVKRKGKRCLAVGTDCSVGKMYTALAMDADMQERGMKSTFRATGQTGILITGHGVPLDAVIADFMAGSIEYLTPDNDDDHWDLIEGQGSLFHVSYSGVTMALVHGGQPDALILCHEPTRTHMRGLPDYDVPSLEELKAVALPLAQRANPACKVVGISVNTQHLSEDEAVKYLAEVEERMGLPAVDPYRHGAGRLVDALAAV, encoded by the coding sequence ATGATCGAGACCCCTTATCTGCTGTTCCTGGGCGACGCGCCTGACATGCTGGCCGCCAAGGTTGCCATCGGTATCCGCGACTGGCGTCCGGATCACGCCGTCGGCCAGATCCGCCTGCCGGGCTGCGGCGCCGACCTGGGCCTGACTGAGATGTCCCTGGCGGAAGCCAAGGAAGCCGGCGCCAAGACGCTGGTCATCGGCGTGGCCAACCGCGGCGGCGTGATCTCTCCGGCATGGAAAGAAGTGCTGATCGCGGCGCTGGAAATGGGCTATGACATCGCATCGGGCCTGCACAATTTGCTGCGCGACGAGGGCGACCTGGTGGCCGCGGCCCAGACCCATGGCGGCACCCTGCACGACGTGCGTGTTCCCACTGTCGGCTATCCGATTGCCAATGGTGTCAAGCGCAAGGGCAAGCGCTGCCTGGCAGTCGGCACCGACTGTTCGGTCGGCAAGATGTACACCGCCCTGGCAATGGACGCGGACATGCAGGAGCGCGGCATGAAGTCGACTTTCCGCGCCACCGGCCAGACCGGCATCCTGATAACCGGTCACGGCGTGCCGCTGGACGCTGTGATTGCCGATTTTATGGCGGGTTCAATCGAATATCTGACCCCGGACAATGACGACGACCATTGGGATCTGATCGAAGGCCAGGGCTCGCTGTTTCACGTGTCTTACTCAGGCGTCACCATGGCGCTGGTGCACGGCGGCCAGCCGGATGCGCTGATCCTGTGCCACGAGCCGACCCGCACCCACATGCGCGGCCTGCCTGATTATGACGTGCCGAGCCTGGAAGAGCTGAAAGCCGTGGCCCTGCCGCTGGCACAGCGCGCCAACCCGGCCTGCAAGGTTGTCGGCATCTCGGTGAACACCCAGCACCTGTCCGAGGATGAAGCGGTCAAGTATCTGGCCGAAGTTGAAGAGCGGATGGGCCTGCCCGCCGTCGACCCGTACCGCCACGGTGCAGGCCGCCTGGTGGACGCGCTGGCTGCGGTCTGA
- a CDS encoding LysE family translocator: MTYELLFALAGFVFGTVFTPGPNNLMLMASGANFGFHRTIPHLLGVAVGFPLMILPVGLGVMHLFDAFPVLTPVMTVMSVAYMLWLAWKIANAAPPREGAAEGRPLSFVQACAFQWVNPKAWAMALGAITLYAASRDLSAILWVSGTYLLIGCFSASTWTMLGQQLRRLLTRPAQLRAFNWTMAALLLASLAAILLQA, from the coding sequence ATGACCTATGAACTTCTCTTTGCACTGGCCGGTTTTGTCTTTGGCACGGTCTTCACGCCCGGCCCGAACAACCTGATGCTGATGGCCTCGGGGGCCAATTTCGGCTTTCACCGGACGATTCCGCATTTGCTGGGAGTGGCGGTCGGCTTTCCGCTGATGATCCTGCCGGTCGGGCTGGGGGTGATGCATCTGTTTGATGCCTTCCCGGTACTGACCCCGGTGATGACGGTGATGTCAGTGGCCTATATGCTGTGGCTGGCCTGGAAGATCGCCAATGCCGCGCCGCCGCGGGAGGGGGCAGCCGAAGGCAGGCCTTTGAGTTTTGTGCAGGCCTGCGCCTTTCAATGGGTCAATCCCAAGGCCTGGGCGATGGCGCTGGGGGCAATCACGCTTTATGCGGCCAGCCGCGACCTGAGTGCCATTCTGTGGGTCTCCGGAACCTATCTGCTGATCGGCTGTTTTTCGGCCTCGACTTGGACAATGCTGGGCCAGCAGCTGCGGCGGCTGCTGACCCGGCCCGCGCAGCTGCGGGCGTTCAACTGGACCATGGCCGCGCTGCTGCTGGCGTCTCTGGCGGCAATCCTGCTGCAGGCGTAG
- a CDS encoding L-malyl-CoA/beta-methylmalyl-CoA lyase, whose protein sequence is MSFRIQPAAPARPNRCQLFGPGSKVKLFEKMAASAADVINLDLEDSVAPSDKDQARANVIEAINGVDWGSKYLSVRINGLDTPYWYRDVVDILEQAGDRLDQIMIPKVGCAEDVYAVDALVTAVERAKGRSKPVSFEVIIESAAGIAHAEDIAKSSPRLQAMSLGAADFAASMGMQTTGIGGTQENYYMIRDGQKHWSDPWHWAQAAIVAACRTHGILPVDGPFGDFSDEDGYIAQAKRSATLGMVGKWAIHPSQIALANQVFTPSEEAVTEAREILAAMEEAKASGAGATVYKGRLVDIASIKQAEVIVAQAELIANS, encoded by the coding sequence ATGTCCTTCCGCATCCAGCCCGCCGCTCCGGCGCGTCCCAACCGCTGCCAGCTGTTCGGCCCCGGCTCCAAAGTCAAACTGTTCGAGAAGATGGCCGCTTCGGCGGCTGACGTGATCAACCTCGATCTTGAGGATTCGGTCGCCCCCTCCGACAAGGATCAGGCCCGCGCCAATGTGATCGAGGCGATCAATGGCGTCGACTGGGGCAGCAAGTATCTGTCGGTGCGGATCAACGGGCTCGACACCCCCTATTGGTACCGCGATGTGGTGGACATCCTGGAACAGGCTGGTGACCGGCTGGATCAGATCATGATCCCCAAGGTGGGCTGCGCCGAGGACGTCTATGCGGTGGACGCGCTGGTCACCGCGGTTGAGCGCGCCAAAGGCCGGTCCAAACCGGTTTCCTTCGAGGTGATCATCGAGTCGGCGGCAGGCATTGCCCATGCCGAGGATATCGCCAAATCCTCGCCCCGGCTGCAGGCGATGAGCCTGGGTGCTGCGGATTTTGCCGCCTCGATGGGGATGCAGACCACCGGTATCGGCGGAACGCAGGAAAACTACTATATGATCCGCGACGGCCAGAAGCACTGGTCTGATCCGTGGCACTGGGCGCAGGCTGCAATTGTCGCCGCCTGCCGCACCCATGGCATCCTGCCGGTTGACGGGCCGTTCGGCGATTTCTCGGACGAGGATGGCTATATCGCCCAGGCGAAACGGTCCGCGACCCTGGGCATGGTTGGCAAATGGGCGATCCACCCCAGCCAAATCGCGCTGGCCAATCAGGTTTTCACCCCGTCCGAAGAAGCTGTGACGGAAGCCCGCGAGATCCTGGCAGCGATGGAAGAGGCCAAGGCGTCGGGCGCCGGCGCGACCGTATATAAGGGCCGCCTTGTCGATATCGCCTCGATCAAGCAGGCTGAGGTGATTGTCGCCCAGGCCGAGCTGATTGCGAACAGCTGA
- the dgcA gene encoding N-acetyl-D-Glu racemase DgcA: MNITVTPDVFKLAQVFTISRGSRTEAKVLTVRVEKDGVTGWGECVPYARYNETLDSVTGEIEGLPADFTRAELQSLLPAGAARNAVDCALWDLEAKQAGKRVWELAGLPAPGPEITAYTLSLDTPEKMQKQAAENAFRPLLKIKLGTPDDMPRLEAVRAGAPDAKIIIDANEGWSAEVYAELAPHLVRLGVELVEQPLPAGEDAALIGLERPVPVCADESCHDRESLPKLKGKYDVVNIKLDKTGGLTEALKLRDQALAEGYQVMVGCMVGSSLAMAPATLVAQGAAVTDLDGPLLLAEDREEPLTFDAEGVHPPVAALWG, from the coding sequence ATGAACATCACTGTTACACCGGACGTCTTTAAGCTGGCGCAGGTTTTCACCATCTCGCGCGGCTCGCGCACCGAAGCCAAAGTGCTGACCGTGCGGGTGGAGAAGGACGGTGTCACCGGCTGGGGTGAATGCGTGCCTTATGCCCGTTACAATGAAACTCTGGACAGTGTGACGGGTGAGATTGAAGGGCTGCCTGCTGATTTCACCCGCGCAGAACTGCAATCGCTTCTGCCCGCCGGTGCCGCCCGCAATGCGGTCGATTGCGCGCTGTGGGACCTGGAGGCGAAACAGGCAGGTAAGCGCGTCTGGGAACTGGCAGGCCTGCCTGCGCCTGGGCCGGAGATCACCGCCTACACGCTGTCGCTTGACACGCCGGAGAAGATGCAGAAGCAGGCCGCCGAAAATGCCTTCCGCCCTCTGTTGAAGATCAAGCTGGGCACGCCCGATGACATGCCGCGTCTGGAAGCGGTGCGCGCCGGTGCGCCGGATGCCAAGATCATCATTGATGCCAATGAGGGCTGGTCAGCCGAAGTTTACGCCGAACTGGCGCCGCATCTGGTGCGGCTGGGCGTGGAACTGGTAGAGCAGCCGCTGCCTGCGGGTGAGGACGCGGCCCTCATTGGCTTGGAGCGCCCGGTGCCTGTTTGCGCCGATGAGAGCTGCCATGACCGCGAGAGCCTGCCGAAGCTCAAGGGCAAATACGATGTGGTCAATATCAAGCTGGACAAGACCGGCGGCTTGACCGAAGCGCTGAAGCTGCGTGATCAGGCGCTGGCCGAAGGATATCAGGTGATGGTCGGCTGCATGGTCGGATCCTCATTGGCGATGGCGCCCGCGACGCTTGTGGCGCAGGGTGCGGCGGTTACGGATCTTGACGGGCCGCTCTTGCTGGCCGAAGACCGCGAGGAACCTTTGACATTTGATGCCGAAGGCGTGCACCCGCCTGTGGCTGCACTCTGGGGCTGA